Within the Plasmodium gaboni strain SY75 chromosome Unknown, whole genome shotgun sequence genome, the region tgataatgatCCTGAGATGAAAGAAgtaatagaaaaatataatgaacGATTAGCAATACGATGGAAAGAATATGATGAATtaaagaaagaaaaagaaagaaaatataaagaacaatacgataaagatataaaagaaattattttaaaagacAAAATAGAAAAACAACTAACAAAACAATTATCAGCATTAGACAAATTTACTGATATAGACGATTTAGCTAAAGGTATATACGAAAAAAAGAtagcaaaaaaaaataaaaaagattataaaaaatcCAAGAAAACATTAGGTCATACCTTAACAGAATGGAACATTTTAGCTAATATTGATATGTATGAATGGATACCTTTTTCATCTAAGGAAGCAAAAATTGattgtaatataaaaaatatgaaacATGCTCTTACTAAAGTTGGTTATATAGGTCCTAATAAATTTGCTTCACTTGGTAATAAGGATGGAAAAGATTCTATTGACATGGATCAGTTATTTAGTTCTATTATGAGTTCTTCTAATGCGTTCATTCAAAGATATATGGGGGATGATATTACATCTAGTGGTAGTAGTcttaaaaaacaaaaaggTTTACTCTCTTTAGGTCTTTACGCGTTATGGGAAATTCTAGAACATATTGTGATACCTACTGCCGCTGCTCTTATTTTTGGAAGTGATGATCATGGACATGAATGTAAAGCtaatgaaaagaaaaggTGTGAGTGCGTTTgta harbors:
- a CDS encoding rifin encodes the protein RQFQSNGYMLIHIRNIKKITSSRKLCEYDKYIPNYDNDPEMKEVIEKYNERLAIRWKEYDELKKEKERKYKEQYDKDIKEIILKDKIEKQLTKQLSALDKFTDIDDLAKGIYEKKIAKKNKKDYKKSKKTLGHTLTEWNILANIDMYEWIPFSSKEAKIDCNIKNMKHALTKVGYIGPNKFASLGNKDGKDSIDMDQLFSSIMSSSNAFIQRYMGDDITSSGSSLKKQKGLLSLGLYALWEILEHIVIPTAAALIFGSDDHGHECKANEKKRCECVCKEIKTCCCKCADAGMCACKCACSGEGAVTCVGNCACACACAGESVATCACKCAHGNGFYAKVHNIIEKGQVFVDAIFAVYIIASIMLILYYVLKYYTEVKMEKKMKYMKILK